A genomic region of Denticeps clupeoides unplaced genomic scaffold, fDenClu1.1, whole genome shotgun sequence contains the following coding sequences:
- the LOC114773277 gene encoding sodium- and chloride-dependent GABA transporter 3-like has protein sequence MELVNCEEVKGRRKKIKERGQWNSNIEFLLVVAGNIVGLGNVWRFPYLCYRNGGGAFLVPYVVVVVTCGIPLFLLESAMGQYTQQASITCWEKLCPIAQGIGYTGVIMRVYNCMSYIVILAWALLYLCFSFYAKLPWASCGHTWNTENCEDFDALNKYNQTINSSLTSPAIEFWERRVLAISGGIDKLGSVRWEILLCAIAMWVICYFCIWKGVKSTGKVGV, from the exons ATGGAACTTGTAAACTGTGAAGAGGTTAAGGGTAGGAGAAAGAAAATTAAGGAAAGAGGGCAATGGAATAGCAATATAGAATTTCTCCTGGTTGTCGCAGGGAACATAGTTGGATTAGGAAATGTTTGGAGATTCCCATATCTCTGCTACAGAAATGGTGGAG gtgCTTTCTTGGTGCCCTACGTGGTGGTCGTGGTGACCTGTGGGATCcccctgtttcttctggagagtgcaatgggtcagtacacacagcaagcaagcatcacCTGCTGGGAGAAGTTGTGCCCAATTGCTCAGG GCATTGGCTACACAGGTGTTATAATGAGGGTCTATAACTGCATGTCTTACATCGTCATCCTTGCCTGGGCacttctgtacctgtgcttctctttctacgccaaactgccctgggccagctgtggccacacctggaacacag aaAATTGTGAGGACTTTGAtgcactgaacaaatataaccagactATAAACAGCAGTTTGACATCTCCAGCAATTGAATTCTGGGA ACGGCGTGTGCTGGCGATCTCAGGTGGCATTGACAAACTGGGCAGTGTTCGGTGGGAGATCCTCCTCTGCGCCATTGCAATGTGGGTCATTTGTTACTTTTGCATTTGGAAAGGTGTGAAATCTACaggaaaggttggtgtttag